One genomic window of Polyangium aurulentum includes the following:
- a CDS encoding ArnT family glycosyltransferase, with the protein MSFRSRFLLPRGFDGLPVASEREARIARVVTVVATAWFALAAAWEMFGPLLAGHYASSASMGIIAENMLRWGIVGPVWEYTTTKPTPDMYYCHHPWGIFWVTTAFMKIFGRHDFVCRLPAIVLSAATPPLLAALGRALFRPAAGAAAAAAFAVLPITLAFANFNALEVPLIAWTLLALWGWVRLEQTWRRRYLGVSLLGLLMALHADWPAFVLAGEVLFFALVRGYLGGRRFFGPIDERRHAEAWIAWSTVSVLSGVLYLAVFHRSGKLVDLLSVYGSRSAGSAMPLAAVLESRRYWIELSFTPIAILLGKIAAVVSLVRLFALRRSVEVVPLAYLGMAVFQYVVFKQGADVHVFWPQAFGAYFGLAMGALVATLAPVLELLAERVRRARGLATQRPWAHGGTLALAIALVPILFILRDGVPALRYARETGGRFNEKGLLIDSDGDKTAFLRWLAAGLSPRATVEMHEGMKATWAQVWALGGRVVKVNRPPPAGPLAGADDVYVMDSRFASEEHLAAVAGRFHVVAVGPFWAVRPREPFAPIEAYSFAESEPSPLAWMLVSGTEPTRAVVPDPYLAWELRTHWDQPAEAPSAPPRTLEDRRIAHNIAVARGDSAAAAAMEAEIARELSPIGAALEGGAELLGKRFEEGARPLLTLFVRAGGPMPAGATLAVRSRVVARPFLSTTMADPTTREVGLPLAIPPGRLRAGFLYADPVPIRKRPGTEVFQALFTGGRGRGAPRGASAGGIEVLRVD; encoded by the coding sequence ATGAGCTTCCGCTCGAGGTTCTTGCTCCCTCGCGGCTTCGACGGCCTGCCCGTCGCGAGCGAGCGCGAGGCCCGCATCGCGCGCGTGGTGACGGTCGTCGCGACGGCATGGTTTGCCCTGGCCGCTGCCTGGGAGATGTTCGGGCCGCTGCTCGCGGGCCACTACGCGTCGTCGGCGAGCATGGGGATCATCGCGGAGAACATGCTGCGCTGGGGCATCGTGGGCCCGGTCTGGGAGTACACGACGACGAAGCCCACGCCGGACATGTACTACTGCCACCACCCCTGGGGCATCTTCTGGGTGACGACCGCATTCATGAAGATCTTCGGCCGCCACGACTTCGTGTGCAGGCTGCCGGCGATCGTCCTGTCGGCGGCGACGCCTCCCTTGCTCGCGGCGCTCGGGCGCGCGCTCTTTCGCCCCGCGGCGGGCGCGGCGGCGGCGGCGGCCTTCGCCGTCCTGCCGATCACGCTGGCATTCGCGAATTTCAATGCGCTCGAGGTGCCCCTCATCGCCTGGACGCTGCTCGCGCTCTGGGGCTGGGTGCGGCTCGAGCAGACGTGGCGGCGGCGCTACCTGGGCGTGAGCCTCCTCGGCCTCTTGATGGCGCTCCACGCGGACTGGCCCGCGTTCGTGCTCGCGGGTGAGGTGCTCTTCTTCGCGCTCGTGCGCGGCTACCTCGGGGGCAGGCGCTTCTTCGGTCCCATCGACGAGCGGCGCCACGCCGAAGCCTGGATCGCGTGGTCGACGGTGTCGGTGCTGTCGGGGGTCCTCTACCTCGCCGTCTTCCATCGCAGCGGCAAGCTCGTCGATCTTCTTTCGGTGTACGGCTCGCGTTCGGCGGGCAGCGCGATGCCGCTCGCGGCGGTGCTCGAGAGCCGGCGTTACTGGATCGAGCTGTCGTTCACGCCGATCGCGATCCTGCTCGGCAAGATCGCGGCCGTCGTGTCGCTCGTGCGCCTGTTCGCGCTGCGACGATCGGTGGAGGTCGTGCCGCTCGCGTACCTCGGGATGGCGGTGTTCCAGTACGTCGTCTTCAAGCAGGGCGCGGACGTCCACGTGTTCTGGCCGCAGGCGTTCGGCGCGTATTTCGGCCTGGCGATGGGCGCGCTCGTGGCCACGCTGGCGCCCGTGCTCGAGCTCCTCGCAGAGCGTGTCCGGCGCGCGCGTGGCCTCGCGACGCAAAGGCCGTGGGCGCACGGGGGAACGCTCGCGCTCGCGATCGCGCTCGTGCCGATCCTCTTCATCCTGCGCGACGGCGTGCCTGCGCTGCGCTACGCGCGCGAGACCGGGGGGCGCTTCAACGAGAAGGGGCTGCTCATCGACTCCGACGGGGACAAGACGGCCTTTTTGCGCTGGCTCGCCGCGGGCCTTTCGCCGCGCGCGACCGTCGAGATGCACGAGGGGATGAAGGCGACGTGGGCGCAGGTCTGGGCGCTCGGGGGCAGGGTGGTGAAGGTGAACCGCCCGCCGCCTGCGGGGCCGCTCGCGGGCGCGGACGACGTGTACGTGATGGACAGCCGCTTCGCGTCGGAGGAGCACCTGGCCGCTGTCGCGGGGCGCTTTCACGTGGTGGCCGTGGGGCCCTTCTGGGCCGTGCGGCCGCGCGAGCCGTTCGCGCCGATCGAGGCGTATTCGTTCGCCGAGAGCGAGCCTTCGCCGCTCGCCTGGATGCTCGTGAGCGGGACCGAGCCCACCCGCGCCGTGGTGCCCGATCCGTATCTCGCGTGGGAGCTGCGCACGCACTGGGATCAGCCGGCGGAGGCGCCGAGCGCGCCGCCGCGCACGCTCGAGGACAGGCGCATCGCGCACAACATCGCGGTGGCTCGAGGGGATTCGGCTGCGGCTGCGGCGATGGAGGCCGAGATCGCGCGGGAGCTTTCGCCGATCGGGGCGGCGCTCGAGGGAGGCGCCGAGCTTTTGGGCAAGCGCTTCGAGGAGGGCGCGCGGCCGCTGCTCACGCTCTTCGTCCGCGCGGGCGGGCCGATGCCGGCGGGCGCGACGCTCGCGGTGCGATCGCGCGTGGTGGCGCGGCCGTTTTTATCGACGACGATGGCCGATCCGACGACGCGCGAGGTGGGCCTGCCGCTCGCCATCCCGCCCGGGCGGCTGCGGGCGGGCTTTCTGTACGCCGATCCCGTGCCGATACGAAAGAGGCCTGGTACGGAAGTTTTCCAGGCGCTCTTCACGGGGGGGCGTGGGCGCGGGGCGCCGAGGGGCGCGAGCGCGGGCGGGATCGAGGTGCTGCGCGTCGACTGA
- a CDS encoding AgmX/PglI C-terminal domain-containing protein encodes MRASIVALPLVCLFVTLGCGPSAPADDASTAAKPDPTPAPAATPAPIVVAPPQPTAAPGAGGESGATLNADGSLAGKLSKEQIDTAVNKSVKLFDACYTLGADKDGKLSGTVTVKATVAPTGDVKEAGVTKSTVKNKKVDACVVDAFKKVKFPPPEGGSPAVITFPMKFDTEIVHK; translated from the coding sequence ATGCGAGCTTCCATCGTGGCACTGCCGCTGGTTTGTCTCTTCGTCACCCTGGGCTGCGGGCCTTCGGCGCCTGCGGACGACGCTTCGACCGCCGCCAAGCCCGATCCCACGCCCGCGCCCGCGGCCACGCCCGCGCCCATCGTGGTGGCGCCTCCTCAGCCGACCGCGGCGCCTGGGGCGGGTGGCGAGAGCGGCGCGACTCTGAACGCCGACGGCAGCCTCGCGGGCAAACTGTCGAAGGAGCAGATCGACACCGCGGTCAACAAGAGCGTGAAGCTCTTCGATGCCTGCTACACGCTCGGCGCCGACAAGGACGGCAAGCTGAGCGGCACGGTGACCGTGAAGGCCACGGTGGCGCCGACCGGCGACGTGAAGGAGGCGGGCGTGACGAAGTCGACCGTGAAGAACAAGAAGGTCGACGCGTGCGTGGTGGACGCCTTCAAGAAGGTGAAATTCCCCCCGCCCGAGGGTGGCTCCCCCGCCGTGATCACGTTCCCGATGAAGTTCGATACCGAAATCGTGCACAAGTAG